The Peribacillus sp. FSL E2-0218 genome contains a region encoding:
- a CDS encoding YgzB family protein, which yields MAKYSSKINKIRTFALSLIFIGFIVMYLGLFFKTHPIVMTLFMGLGLLFIIASTGVYFWIGMLSTKTIQVVCPNCGKPTKILGRVDICMHCEEPLTLDKKLEGEEFNEKYNRKSLQD from the coding sequence ATGGCTAAATATTCTAGCAAAATCAATAAAATCCGTACATTTGCTTTAAGTTTGATTTTCATCGGCTTTATCGTGATGTATCTTGGACTTTTCTTCAAAACTCATCCTATTGTCATGACGCTTTTCATGGGGCTTGGCCTTTTATTCATAATCGCAAGCACCGGGGTTTATTTTTGGATAGGGATGCTCTCCACCAAAACGATACAGGTGGTCTGCCCTAACTGCGGCAAGCCGACAAAAATATTGGGGCGGGTAGACATTTGCATGCATTGCGAAGAACCGTTGACCCTCGACAAGAAGCTTGAAGGCGAAGAATTCAACGAGAAATATAATCGCAAAAGCCTGCAAGACTGA
- the perR gene encoding peroxide-responsive transcriptional repressor PerR has product MSEVQLKEALDSLKDTGVRITPQRHAILEYLINSMSHPTADDIYKALESKFPNMSVATVYNNLRVFREVGLVKELTYGDSSARFDFVTTNHYHVICQTCGKIVDFDYPALDEVEHFAAQVTGFNVSHHRMEIYGDCSDCAKKESH; this is encoded by the coding sequence GTGTCTGAAGTTCAGTTGAAAGAAGCGTTGGATTCATTAAAAGATACCGGTGTAAGAATAACTCCTCAGCGCCATGCGATTCTTGAGTATTTGATAAACTCCATGTCACACCCTACAGCTGATGATATATATAAAGCACTGGAAAGCAAATTTCCTAATATGAGCGTGGCGACGGTTTACAACAACCTCCGCGTTTTCCGAGAGGTCGGCTTGGTTAAAGAACTTACTTACGGTGATTCGTCAGCAAGGTTTGACTTCGTAACCACGAATCATTATCATGTAATCTGCCAAACTTGCGGAAAGATAGTGGATTTCGATTATCCCGCATTGGATGAGGTCGAACATTTCGCAGCACAGGTGACTGGTTTCAATGTCAGCCACCATCGGATGGAAATCTACGGTGACTGTTCGGATTGTGCGAAAAAAGAAAGCCATTAA